Proteins from a single region of Salinigranum halophilum:
- a CDS encoding isochorismatase family protein yields the protein MAGSNETHTSEATQAVYERASMDTRVGYGTTPALVVVDLQVGFTDSESPLGGDLTGVVDRTNDLLDAAHDTDVPVVFTRIVSTHPDHADFGIWQAKIPRLDTLKAGSRWVDIDERLHRADEDHVLDKRQASAFHETELASMLVAWGVDTVVVTGCTTSGCIRATVVDACAHGYRTIVPGEAVGDRAPEPHESNVFDMDAKYADVRPVGEVADYLRGADVDGLEQ from the coding sequence ATGGCCGGTTCAAATGAGACCCACACGTCCGAGGCCACACAGGCCGTCTACGAGCGCGCGAGTATGGACACCCGGGTAGGCTACGGGACGACGCCGGCGCTCGTCGTCGTCGACCTCCAGGTCGGGTTCACCGATTCGGAAAGCCCCCTCGGCGGCGACCTCACGGGCGTGGTCGACCGGACGAACGACCTCCTCGACGCCGCCCACGACACCGACGTGCCGGTGGTGTTCACCCGCATCGTCTCTACTCACCCCGACCACGCCGACTTCGGCATCTGGCAGGCGAAGATTCCCCGTCTCGACACGCTGAAGGCGGGGTCGAGGTGGGTCGATATCGACGAGCGACTTCACCGAGCGGACGAGGACCACGTCCTCGACAAGCGCCAGGCGAGCGCCTTCCACGAGACCGAACTCGCGTCGATGCTGGTCGCGTGGGGCGTCGACACCGTCGTCGTCACCGGCTGTACCACGAGCGGGTGTATCCGTGCGACGGTCGTCGACGCCTGCGCACACGGTTACCGGACTATCGTACCCGGCGAAGCCGTCGGCGACCGCGCGCCCGAACCACACGAGTCGAACGTCTTCGACATGGACGCGAAGTACGCCGACGTCCGTCCCGTGGGAGAGGTCGCCGACTATCTGCGTGGCGCGGACGTGGACGGCCTCGAACAGTAA
- a CDS encoding ABC transporter ATP-binding protein, producing MSDSDLTRRPPETDADTDRNDVLRVEGLTKIYPDGTLAVDDIDFAIKEGDFCVIIGPSGCGKSTTLHSLVGKIPPTEGAVILDGVDITDTPTYQRDIGLVFQDFQLFPHLNVEENITYGLKRMNAPQDVVDERLSNVLEMMQLDELRKRAPRELSAGQKQRVALARSLVLEPKLLLLDEPLGDMDYKLQKRMERELLRIHRELGTTFVYVTHDQTQAMRLADQIIVMNGGKVEHSGPVEEVYNRPKTAFVATFVGDSNLFFGELVSVSDDGETAAMETGLGTFTVSTANLVSEPRDVVGDRMPFAVRPQYLRLVDPGETDNAIDCDVEDVLYQSGTGTQVILSATDADGSTVELQLKSEDRLTVDSEAVTVGWDPEHTILLERPSVVEGIDLEKDILGQ from the coding sequence ATGTCGGACTCAGACCTCACCCGGCGGCCCCCAGAGACTGACGCCGACACCGACCGGAACGACGTCCTTCGCGTGGAGGGGCTCACGAAGATCTACCCCGACGGGACCCTCGCCGTCGACGACATCGACTTCGCGATCAAGGAGGGCGACTTCTGTGTCATCATCGGCCCCTCCGGCTGTGGGAAGTCGACGACACTCCACTCGCTCGTCGGGAAGATTCCGCCCACCGAGGGTGCGGTCATCCTCGACGGCGTCGACATCACCGACACCCCGACGTACCAGCGCGACATCGGGCTCGTCTTCCAGGACTTCCAGCTGTTTCCCCACCTGAACGTCGAGGAGAACATCACCTACGGCCTGAAGCGGATGAACGCGCCGCAGGACGTCGTCGACGAGCGGCTGTCGAACGTGCTGGAGATGATGCAACTGGACGAACTCCGCAAGCGCGCGCCGCGGGAACTGTCCGCCGGGCAGAAACAGCGGGTCGCGCTGGCGCGGAGTCTCGTACTCGAACCCAAACTCCTCCTCTTAGACGAGCCGCTGGGTGACATGGACTACAAGCTCCAGAAGCGGATGGAGCGGGAACTGCTTCGCATCCACCGTGAACTCGGCACCACGTTCGTCTACGTGACGCACGACCAGACGCAGGCGATGCGGCTGGCCGACCAGATCATCGTGATGAACGGCGGGAAGGTCGAACACTCCGGACCCGTCGAGGAGGTGTACAACCGCCCGAAGACCGCGTTCGTGGCGACGTTCGTCGGTGACTCGAACCTCTTCTTCGGCGAGCTCGTGAGTGTGAGCGACGACGGCGAGACGGCGGCGATGGAGACGGGACTGGGGACGTTCACCGTCAGTACGGCGAACCTCGTCTCCGAGCCACGAGACGTCGTGGGTGACCGGATGCCGTTCGCCGTGCGGCCGCAGTATCTCCGCCTCGTCGACCCGGGCGAGACGGACAACGCCATCGACTGTGACGTCGAGGACGTCCTCTACCAGTCGGGCACGGGGACGCAGGTCATCCTCTCCGCGACGGACGCCGACGGGAGCACCGTCGAGCTCCAGCTCAAGTCCGAGGACCGACTGACGGTCGACAGCGAGGCGGTCACCGTCGGCTGGGACCCCGAACACACCATCCTGCTCGAACGGCCGAGCGTGGTGGAGGGCATCGACCTCGAGAAGGACATCCTCGGGCAGTAA
- a CDS encoding Zn-dependent hydrolase has translation MNLTLDRERFVSTMKAQAEIGGTDGGGLHRLTLSDDDKEIRDWFAEQMDAEGLDTRVDTFGNMFGRRAGTDPDAKPVMIGSHLDSQPYGGIYDGALGVIAALEFVRTLNDEGIETTHPIEVVNWTNEEGSRFQPAMQGSGVWAGVLDIEAEYAKTDADGAVFEDELERIGYKGDEPCEPPEAYEAYFELHVEQGPYLEENEKEVGVVTGVVGFTWGAITFYGDADHSGPTPMHYRKDALVAAADVITQIRRIPSTLGERTVGTTGYVDVKPNSINIIPDEVTFTWGFRDPEEEIIEEARSRVLQEAEWAAEREGIEWEFEDRMRVSPVHFADRTVDAVQTAADDLGYDSMRIFSGAGHDASYMDRICDTAMVFAVSENGKSHNEDEYTSWDDCYTAAQTIANAALTIAQGDGREDGE, from the coding sequence ATGAACCTGACACTCGACCGCGAGCGGTTCGTTTCGACGATGAAAGCGCAGGCCGAAATCGGCGGCACCGACGGCGGCGGCCTCCACCGTCTCACCCTCTCCGATGACGACAAGGAGATTCGCGACTGGTTCGCCGAGCAGATGGATGCGGAGGGCCTCGACACCCGCGTCGACACCTTCGGCAACATGTTCGGGCGGCGGGCGGGGACCGACCCCGACGCGAAGCCGGTGATGATCGGCTCGCACCTCGACTCCCAACCCTACGGCGGCATCTACGACGGTGCCCTCGGCGTCATCGCGGCGCTGGAGTTCGTCCGAACGCTGAACGACGAGGGAATCGAGACCACCCACCCCATCGAAGTCGTCAACTGGACCAACGAGGAAGGCTCGCGGTTCCAGCCGGCGATGCAGGGCAGCGGCGTCTGGGCGGGCGTCCTCGACATCGAAGCGGAGTACGCCAAGACCGACGCCGATGGCGCGGTGTTCGAAGACGAGTTGGAGCGAATCGGGTACAAGGGCGACGAGCCCTGCGAACCTCCCGAGGCGTACGAGGCGTACTTCGAACTCCACGTCGAGCAGGGGCCGTACCTCGAAGAGAACGAGAAGGAGGTCGGTGTCGTCACGGGTGTCGTCGGCTTCACGTGGGGTGCCATCACCTTCTACGGCGACGCCGACCACTCGGGCCCGACGCCGATGCACTACCGGAAGGACGCCCTCGTCGCGGCCGCGGACGTCATCACCCAGATTCGCCGGATTCCCTCGACGCTCGGCGAGCGCACCGTCGGTACCACTGGATACGTGGACGTCAAGCCCAACTCCATCAACATCATCCCGGACGAGGTGACGTTCACGTGGGGCTTCCGCGACCCCGAGGAGGAGATCATCGAAGAGGCCCGGAGTCGGGTCCTGCAGGAGGCCGAGTGGGCCGCCGAGCGCGAGGGTATCGAGTGGGAGTTCGAAGACCGGATGCGCGTCTCGCCGGTGCACTTCGCCGACCGAACCGTCGACGCCGTCCAGACCGCTGCGGACGACCTCGGCTACGACAGCATGCGCATCTTCAGCGGCGCGGGCCACGACGCGTCGTACATGGACCGCATCTGCGACACCGCGATGGTGTTCGCCGTCAGCGAGAACGGTAAGAGCCACAACGAGGACGAGTACACCTCGTGGGACGACTGCTACACGGCGGCGCAGACCATCGCCAACGCCGCCCTGACAATCGCACAGGGTGACGGCCGCGAGGACGGCGAGTAG